GgttgtatcataaaaataaaaaaatttaaaaattacgataaacataaaatataaaaataaatatataaatatatgtttcacGAAACGAtggataaaatataaataaagtataaaatatgaCAACTACCACTATTATAAGTATGagcattatattaacaatatatatataaatatatatgttcttggaacaaaaatatatatatgttcttttgttgcaacaaaaaaaaatatttttatgttagtATGAGCATTATAACTTCAGTTGAGAAAGAATGCATCACCAAAATatcaccaaaatataaaaaagtatacATAATATTATTGTCTGTATAAACATAAACTATAAAACAGGCGTATAAAAATGCCATTTTAATCACCAAAAATGGCATGAGAAGTAAACGTAAAGCACATCACGTAATGCAATACACGTATTAACCACCGCAtgatcataaataatataacataaagCAATACACGTATTAATAACATTAATAACATTTATTCCCTATTCAATATAACATATGTCCATTAGAATGGCATGAGAAGTAAATACTCTAGGTAAGAATGGGCTTTTGAAAAAATGGTATGAGGTTAAATGTGGAGATGCCCACATAGAAAATGACACATATGTAATAAACACATGAGCAAAAGGTTAATTTGATtagtggtctcctcaaataatagtaaAGGGGTTTCCTCTTAACCACTAAACTCTATTTAAATGTCATTAACCATTACGTAAAAACTCACCAAATATGTTACTGAGAACgattttccatatttttaaataataaaacaaatataaacatatttaaaatgtagttaatgttaaaaataatttctgctaatatttatatctataaaattgaaataaacaTCTACGCAATTgagcggatcaaaatctagtataacgTTAAAAAGCAGTATCATTTGATATTTTTCTCCATTTTGTTAATGGAGGATTTGCTAACAAATATATTGAGAGctatataatcaaaaatataacaaTGTAATTAGTAGTATAACAGAGATTAAATAAACCATTGCGTTAAGCGAAAAAAATGGTTGGCAAGAGAGAACTTTGTTGGTTTCATACACAAACACAACATAATAAATTAGGGAAATTTTGCTAAAAAACCAAGGAAAACAGAGAAACTAATCATTTGCCAAAAAAATCGAAACATGGAAGGAAAGTGTGTAAATGGTGGGGTTGATAAGTCGATAATGCCCTTTCGATCAGATCATCTAGTAGAGTAATAGGTCATAGGGCAAGTACATATAACAATCTTATAATATCTAGAGAAGTACAATAAGATCTATACTAGATTTGTAAGATATACCTCGTTAAACGCAGACAAACAATTAACTCCCGCAGGTGTAAGCTTCTCAAGTGACGACCTGACACATTCGGCGTCCTGAAGAAAGAGAAGGGATCAAGTTGTAGATTTACCTCGATAACACACAAAGCTTGGGAAATGCAAAACTTGTACTGTTCGGAAATCTTTGGTCAATGTTTCGAAGGAGAAGGGTTAATGCGTCTGTTTTTGACGAGGAAAGTGGAAGAAAAACGTGATTGAAGAATGGCAGCCTTGGACCAAAAACATTGGAAACAACTCAACTGTATAGGGAAAAGAGAAGTCATATGAAGGGAATGGGACCAATGGTGAATGTGGAGATTTTAAATCCAAGAGTTGACTTAGCTTTTCTATTGTGATATAgatgcatatatttatttaagCAAGAATGTGTTTTGGGTATGGTCTTTGGTTACGGAAAAGTTTAACATGGTTAAGATTATTTTTGGTTTGCTGATCTTTCTTGTAACCGAGTAATTATATACAAAACCgggtataaaaaatattagcatTGTTTGTTTTTCTGTTGGCTTGTTAAACTTGAGTGTAACCAATGATGTAATAAATTATCGtgtaatgaatttttttttatttttgagttaTTGCCTATACCATTTAACTTTTTCAAGATAAGCATCTCCAAGCTTTTGCAAATGTCATTAAACTCAAACTGCAGTATAACCCGTTTGGTCAGAAAATACGAAACTTGTTATAGCAATGAAACGTTCTTGTAACCGATGAGAGATGGCTTTTACAAAACCAGCTATAAGAACGTTTAACCGGTTATAAGAAAGTTTAGATGTATATAGTTATTTAAGCAAGAATGTCTTCTGGGTATATTCCTCGGTTACAGAAAAGTTTAGTCTGGTTAAGATTATTTTTGGTTGAATAATCTTTCTTGTAGCCAGGGATTATTTTTACAAGACCGGTTAAAAAAATTTTTAGCATTGTTCACTTTCCTGTTGGTATGTTAAACTTTCTTGTAACCAATGATGTAATAAATTATCATGTAATGAGATTGTTTTATCGTCAAGTTATTATCTATACCATTTAGCTTTTGTAAGATAAGCATTTCTAAGCTTTTGCAAATGTGATTAAACTCAAACAGCCGTATATCGCCCTCGTTTGGTtagaaaatatggaaacttgtTACAGCAATGAAATGTTCTTGTGACCGATGAGGGATGGGTTTACCGGTTATAAGAAAGTTTAGCAtgattttctttctcttttggcTTGTTAAACTTTCTTGTAACcaattatgtaatatattatcacgtaataaaattgatttattgTATAAGTTGTTGCTTATACCATTTAACTTTCGTAAAATAAGCAGCCCTAGACTTTTACAAGTGTGATTAAACTCAAACATTAGTCACATAAAGCTAAACTTTTTTCCCGAATTGAGTCAAGAGACAAAACTGCAAAAAGCCCCAATCAGAAACAAGAACTCACAGATCTCATAAAGAAATTCAAATTACACAGATACATTAGAAAGATAAAGATAAAGAACCCCAGAGAACTTACTAAGTGTTAAGGCTCATTCTTGTAGATATTAACTACCCCAATTGCACCGAGGTTTACAGTTTTACCCAGAACCTTTCTCTTGAGGTAATAGTTCACAAGTTCCTCGTCAGTCGGATGAAATCGAAACCAGGAGCGAGCGAAGTCTCTGCCACAGAAGTTGTTGGCGCAGAAACAGAAAGCGGCGAGGACTCAACAGCCGTAGATTCACAACCCACTAAAGTGAAAACTGTACTTGTTTTCGGGGTTTCTCCGTTCTCAAAACTTCAGTAGATGAATATCCAAAAGAAAATTGTTTCCGACTAGAATAGAAGAGAGAGATGATTTTTGAGATGCGATAGCAAGAAAGATTATAATTTCAAGTTTGAAAACTTTGGTTGAAAATCTAGATTTCTCTAATTTTTTAGCTGACACAAAGATatggataaaaaaaaagatctttgTGAATCTCTCTGTAAGATTTTGCCTAATATTCTACTTGTTTCTATTGTTTATTATGTAGGGGCATCAGAGTCATATTCGAATTTGTACAGTAAGCGAATAGTAGTTTTTGGTATATTGCTCAATAGCAGATAATGTGTTGGTAGGAGGCCTAATTTCCCAATAAATTATCCAAttctatgtttatttattttgatgggGGAAACATGATAAGTATATGTCGTCGGTATCTTATCATCGCTGAAGTAATCCACATATGATAAGTACTGTGCTAATATACTGGTTAGTTTCATTCATGTAACCGACCGTTCACTTTTTCAACGTAACCGAGTTAGGCTAATCAGTAGAGGTTAACGGCCCAAATATGTCAAAAGACTCAAAACCCAAGGACCTATACAAAGCCCATAGAGAAttataagagaaaaaaagaaagaaaaaaataaaaaaaaagcggTGAGACACACTCATTTTGTGCGTAGGGCTtttgactctctctctctctctcactataGCTCCTTACTTGTGGCCACTCTACATATAGTCCACACTTTCCTCTCACGGAGAGAAGACATAGTTTCTTCAATCGGCGCCAGATCCTCCGGTTAGTCCCTGCTCTCACCTTTTGAAAACTCACATTGTGTCTACTCAGTCTCTGAGATTCTGATGGGTTTATGTGTGTGTATAGAGAGTGGCAGATATGATGGAATCGGGGGCTGGTCTCTTGGCGATGGAAGAGAGGATCCTACCGGGAAGCTTCTTCCAGTTTCCTCTTCCTGGATTCAGTGCTTCTCCCAATCGGTTATCTCCTTGTCCTCCTCCCCCTCCTCCCACTGGTCGTGAGAGGTAGTGGTTCCACTCTTTCTTTCTAAATTAGATTTGATCGTTAATGGATCAGGAACCACTCAAATTGGTACTTAATCATTCATCACATTTGTTTGAATCCTGCTCTTTCAATCAGGTACTTGGCTGAATTGCTGCAAGAGAGGCAAAAGTTGGGTCCTTTCTCACAACTTATGCCACATTGCTGCAGACTACTTAATCAAGGTCTGCTCTTGTTTGTCTCTTATCACTGCCTCAAGTTAAATCTTTACTTACATTGGTTGTGTTTGTACAGAAATTCGGAGGGTCTCAAGTTTATCCGACCTTGATAGATATGAGCCTGACAGTCCATTTAGATCGCCTGCTCTTCTGCCCCCGACTAATGGAAAGCTTGATTTTGATGGATGGTCAATGATGCAAGCAGAGGTAAGCCAGATATCATCAGACCAGACTCTCTTTCGAAATAATGaatgtgtttgtgtttgttgaTAATGGCGAGTCCTTGCTTGCTTTCTTCAGGAGAATTTTCATCACCAGAGAGCTTCCCCATTTCGTGCTCCAGTAGGCTGGGGACTCCATTCTCCTCCACCCATTGTGAAAAGAGTGATTAGGCTTGATGTGCCTGTCGATCAATTTCCAACCGTAACTTCTTTAAACATTTCAAAACCAGATATAGGATTATTCTATATGGTTTGTTTACCTTGGACTTAACTCGACTGAACCTGGCCTGGCAGTTCAATTTCGTTGGGCGGATTCTCGGCCCGCGTGGGAACTCTCTAAAAAGAGTCGAGCTGGCAACACAGTGTAGGGTGTTTATTAGAGGACGAGGATCCGTCAAGGATACTCTCAAGGTATGGTTccttgtttattgtttctctcAAATATAACGAATGCTTACTTGCCTATTTTATCATTTAAGTCTTTATGCTTCCCTGCAGGAGGAGAAACTCAAAGGTAAGCCAGGTTACGAGCATCTCAGTGAGCCACTACATTTACTGATCGAAGCCGAGCTTCCCGAGGACATAATCAACTCTCGATTGGAGCATGCAGTTCATTTCCTTGAGTCGCTCCTAAAGCCAATGGTaccttcttcttgacaaacATCCAAACATCTCTATTCTATCTGATTTTCTACTCAAAACCTTTATTTTGTTCACATGGTTacgtttttctctctctctctctctctctctgcaggACGAATCAGTGGACCACTACAAGAGGGAACAGCTGAAGGAGTTAGCTGCTCTGAATGGTACGCTAAGGGAAGAGAGTCCAAGTCCGAGCTTGAGCCCTTGTCTGAGTCCGAGCATGTCCCCTTTCAACACCAAGCGTGCCAAGACTGGACAATAAAGATTTTTACACGAGAGatgatttccttttttttctgtGATTCGGACAGAGAAACCATGGCATGGTCGTGTGGACTTGGGGCaaatgctctctctctctctctctatgcaTCATTGCCTATCTATCTGCGGGGTGATAACGTTCTAACGTTTTTGATGAGACACTTCAATTAATTTGTTTTGGTCATTAAGTTTATTCTTTACTAGTggttttccggcgctacgcgccgggttcgtatattttattcttaaataaatttacagtttattttatgatcttaagaaaatttgttcaaaaatatgaagatgatttttttttgaaagaaaatgatattttttccGATCCATctatttgatagtaattatcGACTGTAgtgtataattttgttttgaagttacttattttcatttttcatatgtgttatgttttttttggtgacttgtgtttgtgtattttgtttttatgtgtaaaaaaatattttgttactcTTTCTGCTTCTAAATAAGTGTCTGACTCTTACgttatttttgtattatttggtacaaatttgaaaaactgacattttatattttggacCACTTAAttcttaattttcatttatagCTGTGTGAGGCGTGAAAAGTTTGAGATTGGCAAGGTTATGGGAGTTTTAAGAGGGGATATGTGAGTATTGTAACTGTGTGGTTGGATATGCGGTGGAAGAGTTTGAAGATAATTGTATAATTAGAAGTAGTATCAAATGAAAAGAACAGTAGCTGTAGCACCGATATCCTTTTCTCAGTCTTTCTAAATGACACCATTTgtctttattttcctttatgTAGTAAGTAGGCGGAGGTTTGTTTGCCCATATTGGTTACGAATTGGGCTGCCGATGGATGATTGATTATATTGCCATTGTAGTTGCTTAGGATTGTTTGCTAAGGCTGTATTAATGTCATAATAAGTTGACTGTTGTACTTCTTAGGATTAATTAGTATGTGGACCTCCTGATTATTTTTGAGGTTTGAATACTTTTCTTTTCCAAGTAATGCTATTTAAGTTTTAGAGAAATAGTTCTACAATTTTGTGCTTTTAAAAACAATCTTACGTTTATACTTCCTCTATTTCATAAAGTTACATGTTATAGATTATTtcaaaaagatttatttttttacatttactaTACATGTTTTATTAACTAATTGCAAACTTCAAGAAACTTAATTGCacttattgattttttatttataggcaaaatataattacaaatatataaataaataaatgaaatttaataaattttattaatatgtgtgaaaaatctaaaatatataacattttgaacGAAGAGagtaaaatatagtaaaaggTAACTATAAGTATACTATTTGCATAAtcgatataaaaatataaaaagtatattttactttaaaatagagaaaattaATACAAAGCCTATTTTTATATCAtttgataatttaattttcatgatgcttttaactttatttttatatacatacacattAATTTTCTATGTGCACTAAGAGAAAATCTCAAACTCAAATTTATGGATTATGTTACTTATATGATATTTGAAAGATAGAATGGCTAAAATATGCGTTGagtttttatatgtatatattgttGTTATTTAACTGTCATTTATTTGTTACATAGAACGTTTTAgtttttcacttttttcttAAACTGTTCAATAACAAAACAATGTGAATTTTAAAGTATGTTAGCTGAAATGCACATTAATTTTCTATCTGCACTAAGAGAAAATTTCAAACTCAAATTTATGGATTACGTTACTTATGTGATATTTGAAAGATGGAATGACTAAACATGtgtagaatttttatttttatatcagaGAAAACCTTTTTATATATGAGATATTACTTTTAAGCTTAAGTAACTTTCAAATGAAACCTTTCAAATGAagcctttttattttattaatatagctTAAGAAACTTTCAAACCAAACCTTTTTATATATGAGATaatactttttaagtttttatcaattttatttttacatttatgatttagaaatttaaatgtttaagaTATTTGTATCAGTTAAAACTTCTCTTTCTGAAAGAATTAACTTTTTATTCTTAaactatcttttaaaaaaataacttagaaaactaaataaatgaatacaccattttctgttttttttaaaagacctTTTTAACATCATTGTGCTGTTCTTTCCAAAATTCTCAATTTAGTTGGTGTAATACGATGCAAAAATCTACATAGTGTccattatatgaaaaaaatgcTGAGATCAgtgccgacaaaaaaaaatgctgaGATCAGTAAAGTTATGCAATT
The Raphanus sativus cultivar WK10039 chromosome 1, ASM80110v3, whole genome shotgun sequence DNA segment above includes these coding regions:
- the LOC130508742 gene encoding KH domain-containing protein At1g09660/At1g09670-like, with amino-acid sequence MMESGAGLLAMEERILPGSFFQFPLPGFSASPNRLSPCPPPPPPTGRERYLAELLQERQKLGPFSQLMPHCCRLLNQEIRRVSSLSDLDRYEPDSPFRSPALLPPTNGKLDFDGWSMMQAEENFHHQRASPFRAPVGWGLHSPPPIVKRVIRLDVPVDQFPTFNFVGRILGPRGNSLKRVELATQCRVFIRGRGSVKDTLKEEKLKGKPGYEHLSEPLHLLIEAELPEDIINSRLEHAVHFLESLLKPMDESVDHYKREQLKELAALNGTLREESPSPSLSPCLSPSMSPFNTKRAKTGQ